CTAGTATCACATTTCCTAAAGATTTAGACATTTTTTCGCCATCTAATGCTATTTGACCACATCTAATTCATCTACGAGCTATAGGTTTTTTAAATAATGCATAATGTTGAATATTTTCATTTTCATGATGTGGAAAAGTTAAATCCATTCCACCACCATGGATATCTACTCCAGATGGTCCAAAATGCTTATTTATTAATGCACAACATTCAGTGTGTCATCCAGGTCTTCCTGAGCCAAAATTTGAGTCAAATTTAATTCCTTTAGTTGTGGTTTTTCATAATGCAAAATCTGCCTTATGCTTTTTGCTGTATTCTTCATCTTCATCAAAAAACATATTAATCAATTTTTGTTTTGAGACTATTCCATAGTATTTTTCGTTTTTTAATATGTCGAATCAAATGTTTTTATTTTCATCTTTATATGCGTTTTTTGATAAATATAAATTATTTATATATTGAATGATATTTTTTATATTTTTTGTTACATTTTCAATCTTTGTTATTGTATTAACGTTGAATTTTTTAAGTATTGCTCTATACTCTTTTAAATAAAAATTTGAAACTTCACTTTCATTTTTCGATTCAGATAGTGCTTTATTAATTATTTTGTCGTCTATATCTGTAATATTGTGCAAAAAGAAAAATTTTTTTCCTTGTGCTCTATATGCTTTTAGCATTAAATCGAATGTAATAATTGGTCTTAAATTTCCAATATGGGGGCTATTATAAAGAGTTGGGCCACAAACATAAATTTTTAGCATATTTTTATTATAAAACATAAACTAATAAACATACCAAAAGTTTAAAATTAATGTTTTTCTTATTTTTTTATTATTTTTCTTAATTAATATATAATTTTAATTATTTATAATATTTAATCTAATAAATAATATTTAACCAATTTATAACAATTTTTGTATTTTTTACCTGCACACTGCTGTTAAAAAAATCAAAACTAATTTATTAGATTAACTGATAGGAGAATTTATGGCAAAAATAAACCTTAAAAAACAAGTTTGGCATAAATATGCAATTTCAGCAGGTATTCTTGTTGGAGCTACTGCTATTGTGCTAGGATCTATGTATGCATTTTCTAAGAAGTCTAATGAAAAATTAGGAAGAAAAAGTTTTGTATCAGAAAACGAACTAAGTAATATCTTTATCGATAAGAATACAAAGCCTAAGACAGATTTTATAGAAATTCACAATAATAAGCAAAAGATCGAATATCTTCCAAATGAAGATAAGGTTGTTTTGGATAGTAAGCAAATTAGTGTTGAACAATATTTAGATCAATACTATAAAAAGCACCATGCACTTCCTTATTTGAACATTAAGTATGGTTCATTTAATTTTTATAATAAGTACATTGAAGCTGTTAGCCCACGTGAATTCTTTAAATTTACCGAATGATTCATGAAGAATGTTTCATGAGGACCTGAAATTATTACACTGAAGTCGTTTTCAATTGTTAAGGGTGTTGAAATGAACGGTAATAGTATTACTCTTGGTTCACACTCAAACAAGAATAAAGAATATACAACAATCCAATTCTTCCCAGATGCATTTTTTGGAACACTTCCAATTTACTCTGAACTAAGTGGTAGAGGTAATGCTCAAGATTCGCTTGCATACAAGATTAATAAGAAGGTCTTAACTGAACCAGAGTTAAGAGAGTTTTTAGCTAACATTAGTAGATACAATTCTCTATCAAATATTTCAGAAAAAACAATAAGAGAAAATTTCTTTAGAAACATTACAAATGTAAATTACCTTAAAGGACAAAAGGTTTTTGCGATAAGGAAAAATGGACAAAAAGATAATTTATCAGCAAAAGCTTTTTCTGAGGTGGAAAAAAATAGATATGTTGAGAATTCTCCATATCTTTTAGTAGTTGCAGCAAGTAATGAGTCTGAAGCACGTAAAAAGTTGAGCGATAAAATTAGTCAATACAAGAACCATGATAAACACAACTTAATATCTTTTATTGATCCAAATACTGTTGCTCTTGAAGAAAAAACAATTTCATTTGCTAAAATAAAAACAAATACATTTAATGATACAAATAAAATTATTGACAAAGAATTATCATTAATTTTTGATGATGGCTCTTCATACAACATTCATCAATCTTTCGATGAAATTATTTCAATTTTGAAAAATGACCAAGGCCAAGATATTCAAAATAAACTTTCTAACTTTAAACAATTCGATGGAGCTATTGAACAATTAAAAAATGATATAGAAGATTTAAAAGCAAAACAAAATGAAGCTATTAAAAGTAGAGTTCAAAATGGCGAGTATGATGAAAAGAATATTGACAATATAATCAGTGATTTAAATAAATTGCAACTTTTATATACTGAGTTTGCAATGATTAATAGCACAATTAATGGCATGCAAGAAGATGTTCAAAGATTTTCTGCAGCTATTGAAGGTCTTGAGAGATTAAATGCTGAAGTTTCTTCGTTAGATCAAGAAATAAAAACTATTACGAAAGAAATTGATGATTTAAAAGCTAAAAAAGAAGAAACAGAAGAGTCTAAAAAAAGTGAAATTGAAAGTGAAATTAGAAAGAAAACTATAAGACACGAAGATCTTAAACAACAATTAATAGCTAAGAAAGCTAATCAAAAAGCTGCTTCTGATTTTCTTAGTTCATCTGAATTTATTAATAGAAAAAATGAACTTAATAAACAAAGAAAAGACCTTATTGCAGCTAATGAAGTTAATATCAAAAAGCTTGATGATGCTATTGCAAAATTAACAGAAAAAGAATCAAAACTTAAATTTAACTTACAAGCAGAAAAACAAAGAATTGAATTATTAATTAAAAATGCTAAGAGATTGCTAGATGACGATCTTAATATTTTGAAAAAAATTAATGAATCTACATCTGGATCTGATTTATTAAAATTACTTATTGACCAGTTAAGCGAAAATAAGAAGAGATCTGATGAATTAGCAAAAATTGAAAACGATCAAATTTCTTCAGGAATGATTTTTGATACAAAGAAAGAATTGGTTCAAAAATATTCATTTATTGAATCAGAAATTGAAAACTTAGTGCCAATTGTAACTAACTTTGCTACATTTTTAAATGACAACAACATCAATTTATTACTTGATGATTCTTTTGCTCAAAAAACTAATGCAGAAAAAGTCAAAATTTTA
The genomic region above belongs to Mycoplasma tauri and contains:
- a CDS encoding class I tRNA ligase family protein yields the protein MLKIYVCGPTLYNSPHIGNLRPIITFDLMLKAYRAQGKKFFFLHNITDIDDKIINKALSESKNESEVSNFYLKEYRAILKKFNVNTITKIENVTKNIKNIIQYINNLYLSKNAYKDENKNIWFDILKNEKYYGIVSKQKLINMFFDEDEEYSKKHKADFALWKTTTKGIKFDSNFGSGRPGWHTECCALINKHFGPSGVDIHGGGMDLTFPHHENENIQHYALFKKPIARRWIRCGQIALDGEKMSKSLGNVILVKDFVKKHSPLLLKLIFLNSKITANINITPELINNMKSIEIKYRKIIFKILTTFNTKNLYTKCKKREFLKNSYKAVSNLEFSDFNLLVNEEIKRFNKEPNIFAAKNLFTIFSVILPELVDKKYYEKSIDLFAKWKKFLSKKDYKNADAIRNKLIQKKLI